From a region of the Tursiops truncatus isolate mTurTru1 chromosome 2, mTurTru1.mat.Y, whole genome shotgun sequence genome:
- the ATG14 gene encoding beclin 1-associated autophagy-related key regulator isoform X2 gives MWSVYTHLYGMMSKRWKIMSCKMRIEQLKQTICKGNEEMKKNSEGLLKTKEKNQKLYTRAQRHQEKKEKIQRHNRKLGDLVEKKNTDLRSHYERLANLRRSHILELTSVIFPIEEVKTGVRDPTDVSSESDSAMTSSTVSKLAEARRTTYLSGRWVCDDHNGDTSISITGPWISLPNNGDYSAYYSWVEEKKTTQGPDMEHNNPAYTISAALCYATQLVNILSHILDVNLPKKLCNSEFCGENLSKQKFTRAVKKLNTNILYLCFSQHVNLDQLQPLHTLRNLMYLVSPNAEHLGRSGPFEVRADLEESMEFVDPGVAGESDESGDEHVSDEETDLGTDWENLPSPRFCDIPSQPVEVSESQSTQASPPIASSSAGGMISSAAASVTSWFKAYTGHR, from the exons agatggaaaataatGTCCTGCAAGATGAGGATTGAACAGCTGAAACAAACTATAtgtaaaggaaatgaagaaatgaagaaaa attctgaaGGTCTCCTCAAAACcaaggaaaagaatcagaaacttTACACTCGAGCACAACGGCatcaggagaaaaaggagaagattcAGAGGCATAATCGCAAACTTGGCGacctggtagaaaaaaaaaacactgatttaaGAAGTCATTACGAGCGTCTGGCAAATCTTCGGCGGTCTCACATATTAGAGCTCACCTCTGTCATTTTTCCAATCGAGGAAGTAAAGACGGGTGTGAG AGATCCCACAGACGTGTCTTCAGAGAGTGACAGTGCCATGACCTCCAGCACCGTGAGCAAGCTTGCCGAAGCCCGGAGGACAACTTACCTCTCAGGGAGATGGGTCTGTGACGATCACAACGGGGACACCAGCATTAGCATTACAGGGCCTTGGATTAGCCTTCCCAACAATGGGGACTACTCTGCCTACTACAGTTGGgtggaagagaagaaaaccaCGCAGGGACCTG ATATGGAGCATAATAACCCTGCTTACACGATTAGCGCTGCGTTGTGCTATGCGACTCAGCTGGTCAACATTTTGTCTCATATACTCGACGTAAATCTTCCCAAAAAGCTGTGCAACAG TGAATTTTGTGGAGAAAACCTCAGCAAACAGAAATTTACTCGAGCAGTGAAGAAACTAAATACAAATATTCTTTACCTGTGCTTTTCTCAG catGTAAATTTAGATCAATTACAACCACTGCATACTCTCAGGAATCTAATGTACTTGGTCAGTCCGAACGCTGAACACCTAGGCAG GTCGGGACCCTTTGAAGTGCGAGCAGATCTGGAGGAGTCCATGGAGTTTGTGGATCCCGGAGTTGCTGGAGAATCAGACGAGAGTGGAGACGAGCACGTAAGTGACGAGGAAACCGACCTGGGCACCGACTGGGAGAACCTGCCCAGCCCCCGGTTCTGTGACATTCCTTCCCAGCCCGTGGAAGTCTCCGAGAGCCAGAGCACCCAGGCGTCCCCGCCCATTGCGAGCAGCAGTGCCGGTGGGATGATCTCCTCTGCTGCGGCCTCCGTCACCTCCTGGTTTAAAGCTTACACTGGACACCGTTAA
- the FBXO34 gene encoding F-box only protein 34 isoform X1 produces MGFGASVGLRRAALGARSASAVGSEPGQLPPPLYRGVQPRARPRPGQERRASVMHLKPYWKLQKKVRPLEISKETLRTPMSHQQAINDEKCKASCMKPSVFPSASLGKASSRKPFGILSPNVLCSMSGNSPEESSVNVKTKKNASSATIHQGEEGEGPLDIWAVVKPGNTKEKIAFFAAHQCSNRIGSMKIKSSWDIDGRATKRRKKSGDLKKAKIQLERMKEVNSRCYQPEPFACGIEHCSVHYVSDNGDGVYAGRPLSVIQMVAFLEQRASALLASCAKNCTNSPAVVRFSGQSRGVPPAPEPLSAPGACEEPMERRNPEVGEPQSEPVRVLDMVARLESECLKRQSQREPGSLSRNNSFRRNVGRVLLVNGTQAEESKTNKGALEVPDTQVKTVGSVSVDCGPLRADHCSPKGDQAWDGAPRGCPSLPAGVSLHTDSAELEPDQQTAMKNSNTHDVEMTEELVGSPFPPRTCPQAIELPPDAIDGMSEELVPLASQNRDQRRKESLCISITVSKVEKDQPSSSKSCEDPLPGMLFFLPSGQHQSGCSQLNEGTTEESSEASQLEDAAEGDSASEEKSVSADSFVPLASVESTLPVLEASSWKKQVSHDFLETRFKIQQLLEPQQYMAFLPHHIMVKIFRLLPTKSLVALKCTCCYFKFIIEYYNIRPADSRWVRDPRYREDPCKQCKKKYVKGDVSLCRWHPKPYCQALPYGPGYWMCCHRSQKGFPGCKLGLHDNHWVPACHSFNRAIHKKAKGTETEEEY; encoded by the coding sequence AGCCTCTGTTATGCACCTAAAGCCATACTGGAAACTCCAGAAGAAAGTGCGACCTTTGGAAATCAGCAAGGAAACTCTGAGAACTCCTATGAGCCACCAACAAGCTATAAATGATGAAAAATGCAAAGCTAGCTGTATGAAACCAAGTGTCTTTCCTTCAGCCTCTCTTGGTAAAGCATCATCTCGAAAGCCTTTTGGAATCCTTTCTCCAAATGTCCTGTGCAGTATGAGTGGGAACAGTCCTGAAGAGAGCAGCGTGAATGTTAAAACCAAGAAGAATGCATCGTCTGCAACAATCCACCagggtgaggaaggggaagggccACTTGATATCTGGGCTGTCGTGAAACCGGGAAATACCAAGGAAAAGATTGCATTCTTTGCAGCCCACCAGTGTAGTAATAGAATAGgatctatgaaaataaaaagctcCTGGGATATTGATGGGAGAGCtactaaaagaaggaaaaaatcaggGGATCTTAAAAAAGCCAAGATACAGTTAGAAAGGATGAAGGAAGTCAACAGCAGATGCTACCAACCTGAGCCTTTTGCGTGTGGCATCGAGCATTGTTCTGTGCATTACGTGAGTGACAACGGGGACGGAGTCTATGCCGGGAGGCCTCTGTCGGTCATACAAATGGTTGCCTTCCTCGAGCAAAGAGCCAGTGCTCTGCTAGCCAGTTGTGCGAAAAACTGCACTAACTCACCTGCTGTGGTGCGGTTTTCCGGGCAATCCAGAGGTGTGCCCCCAGCCCCCGAGCCCTTGTCTGCCCCAGGAGCATGTGAAGAACCCATGGAAAGGAGAAATCCTGAGGTTGGTGAACCACAGAGTGAGCCAGTCCGTGTCCTTGACATGGTAGCCAGGCTGGAGTCCGAGTGCCTGAAGCGGCAGAGCCAGCGTGAGCCTGGGAGCCTCTCGAGGAATAACAGCTTCCGTCGCAATGTGGGCCGCGTGTTGCTTGTGAATGGCACCCAGGCtgaggaaagcaaaacaaacaaaggcGCCTTGGAGGTACCTGACACTCAGGTAAAAACTGTGGGGTCTGTATCTGTGGACTGTGGCCCCTTAAGAGCTGACCATTGTTCTCCCAAGGGGGACCAGGCCTGGGACGGCGCTCCTCGGGGCTGTCCCTCATTGCCAGCAGGCGTGAGTTTGCACACGGACAGTGCAGAATTAGAGCCAGATCAGCAGACTGCCATGAAAAACAGCAATACACATGATGTGGAAATGACAGAGGAACTTGTTGGGTCACCTTTTCCTCCTCGCACCTGTCCTCAAGCCATTGAATTGCCCCCAGATGCTATTGATGGTATGAGTGAAGAGCTTGTGCCTCTTGCTAGCCAAAATcgtgatcagagaagaaaagaatctttGTGCATTAGTATCACTGTGTCCAAGGTAGAGAAAGACCAGCCTTCCAGCTCAAAGTCCTGCGAAGACCCACTTCCAGGGATGTTGTTTTTTTTGCCATCTGGTCAGCACCAGTCGGGCTGTTCCCAGCTGAATGAAGGCACAACAGAAGAGTCTTCCGAGGCCAGTCAGCTTGAAGATGCTGCTGAGGGTGACAGTGCATCTGAGGAAAAAAGTGTCTCGGCTGATTCATTTGTCCCGCTGGCTTCTGTGGAAAGTACATTACCAGTGCTCGAGGCATCCAGTTGGAAGAAGCAGGTGTCGCATGACTTTCTGGAGACCAGGTTTAAAATCCAGCAGCTTCTGGAGCCTCAGCAGTACATGGCTTTTCTGCCCCACCACATTATGGTGAAAATCTTCAGGTTACTTCCCACTAAGAGTTTAGTGGCTCTTAAATGTACCTGCTGCTATTTCAAGTTTATCATTGAATATTACAATATCAGGCCAGCAGATTCTCGCTGGGTTCGGGATCCACGCTATAGAGAGGATCCGTGCAAGCAGTGcaagaaaaaatatgtgaaaggGGATGTGTCCCTGTGCCGGTGGCACCCCAAGCCCTATTGCCAGGCATTGCCCTATGGGCCGGGATACTGGATGTGCTGCCACCGGTctcagaagggcttccctggctgtAAGCTGGGGCTTCATGACAATCACTGGGTCCCTGCTTGCCATAGCTTTAATCGGGCAATCCATAAGAAAGCAAAAGGGACTGAAACTGAAGAGGAGTACTGA
- the FBXO34 gene encoding F-box only protein 34 isoform X3, giving the protein MQGLGRKKEQLVQRPQDADALRNRKRTKASVMHLKPYWKLQKKVRPLEISKETLRTPMSHQQAINDEKCKASCMKPSVFPSASLGKASSRKPFGILSPNVLCSMSGNSPEESSVNVKTKKNASSATIHQGEEGEGPLDIWAVVKPGNTKEKIAFFAAHQCSNRIGSMKIKSSWDIDGRATKRRKKSGDLKKAKIQLERMKEVNSRCYQPEPFACGIEHCSVHYVSDNGDGVYAGRPLSVIQMVAFLEQRASALLASCAKNCTNSPAVVRFSGQSRGVPPAPEPLSAPGACEEPMERRNPEVGEPQSEPVRVLDMVARLESECLKRQSQREPGSLSRNNSFRRNVGRVLLVNGTQAEESKTNKGALEVPDTQVKTVGSVSVDCGPLRADHCSPKGDQAWDGAPRGCPSLPAGVSLHTDSAELEPDQQTAMKNSNTHDVEMTEELVGSPFPPRTCPQAIELPPDAIDGMSEELVPLASQNRDQRRKESLCISITVSKVEKDQPSSSKSCEDPLPGMLFFLPSGQHQSGCSQLNEGTTEESSEASQLEDAAEGDSASEEKSVSADSFVPLASVESTLPVLEASSWKKQVSHDFLETRFKIQQLLEPQQYMAFLPHHIMVKIFRLLPTKSLVALKCTCCYFKFIIEYYNIRPADSRWVRDPRYREDPCKQCKKKYVKGDVSLCRWHPKPYCQALPYGPGYWMCCHRSQKGFPGCKLGLHDNHWVPACHSFNRAIHKKAKGTETEEEY; this is encoded by the coding sequence AGCCTCTGTTATGCACCTAAAGCCATACTGGAAACTCCAGAAGAAAGTGCGACCTTTGGAAATCAGCAAGGAAACTCTGAGAACTCCTATGAGCCACCAACAAGCTATAAATGATGAAAAATGCAAAGCTAGCTGTATGAAACCAAGTGTCTTTCCTTCAGCCTCTCTTGGTAAAGCATCATCTCGAAAGCCTTTTGGAATCCTTTCTCCAAATGTCCTGTGCAGTATGAGTGGGAACAGTCCTGAAGAGAGCAGCGTGAATGTTAAAACCAAGAAGAATGCATCGTCTGCAACAATCCACCagggtgaggaaggggaagggccACTTGATATCTGGGCTGTCGTGAAACCGGGAAATACCAAGGAAAAGATTGCATTCTTTGCAGCCCACCAGTGTAGTAATAGAATAGgatctatgaaaataaaaagctcCTGGGATATTGATGGGAGAGCtactaaaagaaggaaaaaatcaggGGATCTTAAAAAAGCCAAGATACAGTTAGAAAGGATGAAGGAAGTCAACAGCAGATGCTACCAACCTGAGCCTTTTGCGTGTGGCATCGAGCATTGTTCTGTGCATTACGTGAGTGACAACGGGGACGGAGTCTATGCCGGGAGGCCTCTGTCGGTCATACAAATGGTTGCCTTCCTCGAGCAAAGAGCCAGTGCTCTGCTAGCCAGTTGTGCGAAAAACTGCACTAACTCACCTGCTGTGGTGCGGTTTTCCGGGCAATCCAGAGGTGTGCCCCCAGCCCCCGAGCCCTTGTCTGCCCCAGGAGCATGTGAAGAACCCATGGAAAGGAGAAATCCTGAGGTTGGTGAACCACAGAGTGAGCCAGTCCGTGTCCTTGACATGGTAGCCAGGCTGGAGTCCGAGTGCCTGAAGCGGCAGAGCCAGCGTGAGCCTGGGAGCCTCTCGAGGAATAACAGCTTCCGTCGCAATGTGGGCCGCGTGTTGCTTGTGAATGGCACCCAGGCtgaggaaagcaaaacaaacaaaggcGCCTTGGAGGTACCTGACACTCAGGTAAAAACTGTGGGGTCTGTATCTGTGGACTGTGGCCCCTTAAGAGCTGACCATTGTTCTCCCAAGGGGGACCAGGCCTGGGACGGCGCTCCTCGGGGCTGTCCCTCATTGCCAGCAGGCGTGAGTTTGCACACGGACAGTGCAGAATTAGAGCCAGATCAGCAGACTGCCATGAAAAACAGCAATACACATGATGTGGAAATGACAGAGGAACTTGTTGGGTCACCTTTTCCTCCTCGCACCTGTCCTCAAGCCATTGAATTGCCCCCAGATGCTATTGATGGTATGAGTGAAGAGCTTGTGCCTCTTGCTAGCCAAAATcgtgatcagagaagaaaagaatctttGTGCATTAGTATCACTGTGTCCAAGGTAGAGAAAGACCAGCCTTCCAGCTCAAAGTCCTGCGAAGACCCACTTCCAGGGATGTTGTTTTTTTTGCCATCTGGTCAGCACCAGTCGGGCTGTTCCCAGCTGAATGAAGGCACAACAGAAGAGTCTTCCGAGGCCAGTCAGCTTGAAGATGCTGCTGAGGGTGACAGTGCATCTGAGGAAAAAAGTGTCTCGGCTGATTCATTTGTCCCGCTGGCTTCTGTGGAAAGTACATTACCAGTGCTCGAGGCATCCAGTTGGAAGAAGCAGGTGTCGCATGACTTTCTGGAGACCAGGTTTAAAATCCAGCAGCTTCTGGAGCCTCAGCAGTACATGGCTTTTCTGCCCCACCACATTATGGTGAAAATCTTCAGGTTACTTCCCACTAAGAGTTTAGTGGCTCTTAAATGTACCTGCTGCTATTTCAAGTTTATCATTGAATATTACAATATCAGGCCAGCAGATTCTCGCTGGGTTCGGGATCCACGCTATAGAGAGGATCCGTGCAAGCAGTGcaagaaaaaatatgtgaaaggGGATGTGTCCCTGTGCCGGTGGCACCCCAAGCCCTATTGCCAGGCATTGCCCTATGGGCCGGGATACTGGATGTGCTGCCACCGGTctcagaagggcttccctggctgtAAGCTGGGGCTTCATGACAATCACTGGGTCCCTGCTTGCCATAGCTTTAATCGGGCAATCCATAAGAAAGCAAAAGGGACTGAAACTGAAGAGGAGTACTGA
- the FBXO34 gene encoding F-box only protein 34 isoform X2, with protein MKLIGISVSRQGSSAVITIMVVIAHSRNFGGIRASVMHLKPYWKLQKKVRPLEISKETLRTPMSHQQAINDEKCKASCMKPSVFPSASLGKASSRKPFGILSPNVLCSMSGNSPEESSVNVKTKKNASSATIHQGEEGEGPLDIWAVVKPGNTKEKIAFFAAHQCSNRIGSMKIKSSWDIDGRATKRRKKSGDLKKAKIQLERMKEVNSRCYQPEPFACGIEHCSVHYVSDNGDGVYAGRPLSVIQMVAFLEQRASALLASCAKNCTNSPAVVRFSGQSRGVPPAPEPLSAPGACEEPMERRNPEVGEPQSEPVRVLDMVARLESECLKRQSQREPGSLSRNNSFRRNVGRVLLVNGTQAEESKTNKGALEVPDTQVKTVGSVSVDCGPLRADHCSPKGDQAWDGAPRGCPSLPAGVSLHTDSAELEPDQQTAMKNSNTHDVEMTEELVGSPFPPRTCPQAIELPPDAIDGMSEELVPLASQNRDQRRKESLCISITVSKVEKDQPSSSKSCEDPLPGMLFFLPSGQHQSGCSQLNEGTTEESSEASQLEDAAEGDSASEEKSVSADSFVPLASVESTLPVLEASSWKKQVSHDFLETRFKIQQLLEPQQYMAFLPHHIMVKIFRLLPTKSLVALKCTCCYFKFIIEYYNIRPADSRWVRDPRYREDPCKQCKKKYVKGDVSLCRWHPKPYCQALPYGPGYWMCCHRSQKGFPGCKLGLHDNHWVPACHSFNRAIHKKAKGTETEEEY; from the coding sequence AGCCTCTGTTATGCACCTAAAGCCATACTGGAAACTCCAGAAGAAAGTGCGACCTTTGGAAATCAGCAAGGAAACTCTGAGAACTCCTATGAGCCACCAACAAGCTATAAATGATGAAAAATGCAAAGCTAGCTGTATGAAACCAAGTGTCTTTCCTTCAGCCTCTCTTGGTAAAGCATCATCTCGAAAGCCTTTTGGAATCCTTTCTCCAAATGTCCTGTGCAGTATGAGTGGGAACAGTCCTGAAGAGAGCAGCGTGAATGTTAAAACCAAGAAGAATGCATCGTCTGCAACAATCCACCagggtgaggaaggggaagggccACTTGATATCTGGGCTGTCGTGAAACCGGGAAATACCAAGGAAAAGATTGCATTCTTTGCAGCCCACCAGTGTAGTAATAGAATAGgatctatgaaaataaaaagctcCTGGGATATTGATGGGAGAGCtactaaaagaaggaaaaaatcaggGGATCTTAAAAAAGCCAAGATACAGTTAGAAAGGATGAAGGAAGTCAACAGCAGATGCTACCAACCTGAGCCTTTTGCGTGTGGCATCGAGCATTGTTCTGTGCATTACGTGAGTGACAACGGGGACGGAGTCTATGCCGGGAGGCCTCTGTCGGTCATACAAATGGTTGCCTTCCTCGAGCAAAGAGCCAGTGCTCTGCTAGCCAGTTGTGCGAAAAACTGCACTAACTCACCTGCTGTGGTGCGGTTTTCCGGGCAATCCAGAGGTGTGCCCCCAGCCCCCGAGCCCTTGTCTGCCCCAGGAGCATGTGAAGAACCCATGGAAAGGAGAAATCCTGAGGTTGGTGAACCACAGAGTGAGCCAGTCCGTGTCCTTGACATGGTAGCCAGGCTGGAGTCCGAGTGCCTGAAGCGGCAGAGCCAGCGTGAGCCTGGGAGCCTCTCGAGGAATAACAGCTTCCGTCGCAATGTGGGCCGCGTGTTGCTTGTGAATGGCACCCAGGCtgaggaaagcaaaacaaacaaaggcGCCTTGGAGGTACCTGACACTCAGGTAAAAACTGTGGGGTCTGTATCTGTGGACTGTGGCCCCTTAAGAGCTGACCATTGTTCTCCCAAGGGGGACCAGGCCTGGGACGGCGCTCCTCGGGGCTGTCCCTCATTGCCAGCAGGCGTGAGTTTGCACACGGACAGTGCAGAATTAGAGCCAGATCAGCAGACTGCCATGAAAAACAGCAATACACATGATGTGGAAATGACAGAGGAACTTGTTGGGTCACCTTTTCCTCCTCGCACCTGTCCTCAAGCCATTGAATTGCCCCCAGATGCTATTGATGGTATGAGTGAAGAGCTTGTGCCTCTTGCTAGCCAAAATcgtgatcagagaagaaaagaatctttGTGCATTAGTATCACTGTGTCCAAGGTAGAGAAAGACCAGCCTTCCAGCTCAAAGTCCTGCGAAGACCCACTTCCAGGGATGTTGTTTTTTTTGCCATCTGGTCAGCACCAGTCGGGCTGTTCCCAGCTGAATGAAGGCACAACAGAAGAGTCTTCCGAGGCCAGTCAGCTTGAAGATGCTGCTGAGGGTGACAGTGCATCTGAGGAAAAAAGTGTCTCGGCTGATTCATTTGTCCCGCTGGCTTCTGTGGAAAGTACATTACCAGTGCTCGAGGCATCCAGTTGGAAGAAGCAGGTGTCGCATGACTTTCTGGAGACCAGGTTTAAAATCCAGCAGCTTCTGGAGCCTCAGCAGTACATGGCTTTTCTGCCCCACCACATTATGGTGAAAATCTTCAGGTTACTTCCCACTAAGAGTTTAGTGGCTCTTAAATGTACCTGCTGCTATTTCAAGTTTATCATTGAATATTACAATATCAGGCCAGCAGATTCTCGCTGGGTTCGGGATCCACGCTATAGAGAGGATCCGTGCAAGCAGTGcaagaaaaaatatgtgaaaggGGATGTGTCCCTGTGCCGGTGGCACCCCAAGCCCTATTGCCAGGCATTGCCCTATGGGCCGGGATACTGGATGTGCTGCCACCGGTctcagaagggcttccctggctgtAAGCTGGGGCTTCATGACAATCACTGGGTCCCTGCTTGCCATAGCTTTAATCGGGCAATCCATAAGAAAGCAAAAGGGACTGAAACTGAAGAGGAGTACTGA
- the FBXO34 gene encoding F-box only protein 34 isoform X4: MHLKPYWKLQKKVRPLEISKETLRTPMSHQQAINDEKCKASCMKPSVFPSASLGKASSRKPFGILSPNVLCSMSGNSPEESSVNVKTKKNASSATIHQGEEGEGPLDIWAVVKPGNTKEKIAFFAAHQCSNRIGSMKIKSSWDIDGRATKRRKKSGDLKKAKIQLERMKEVNSRCYQPEPFACGIEHCSVHYVSDNGDGVYAGRPLSVIQMVAFLEQRASALLASCAKNCTNSPAVVRFSGQSRGVPPAPEPLSAPGACEEPMERRNPEVGEPQSEPVRVLDMVARLESECLKRQSQREPGSLSRNNSFRRNVGRVLLVNGTQAEESKTNKGALEVPDTQVKTVGSVSVDCGPLRADHCSPKGDQAWDGAPRGCPSLPAGVSLHTDSAELEPDQQTAMKNSNTHDVEMTEELVGSPFPPRTCPQAIELPPDAIDGMSEELVPLASQNRDQRRKESLCISITVSKVEKDQPSSSKSCEDPLPGMLFFLPSGQHQSGCSQLNEGTTEESSEASQLEDAAEGDSASEEKSVSADSFVPLASVESTLPVLEASSWKKQVSHDFLETRFKIQQLLEPQQYMAFLPHHIMVKIFRLLPTKSLVALKCTCCYFKFIIEYYNIRPADSRWVRDPRYREDPCKQCKKKYVKGDVSLCRWHPKPYCQALPYGPGYWMCCHRSQKGFPGCKLGLHDNHWVPACHSFNRAIHKKAKGTETEEEY; the protein is encoded by the coding sequence ATGCACCTAAAGCCATACTGGAAACTCCAGAAGAAAGTGCGACCTTTGGAAATCAGCAAGGAAACTCTGAGAACTCCTATGAGCCACCAACAAGCTATAAATGATGAAAAATGCAAAGCTAGCTGTATGAAACCAAGTGTCTTTCCTTCAGCCTCTCTTGGTAAAGCATCATCTCGAAAGCCTTTTGGAATCCTTTCTCCAAATGTCCTGTGCAGTATGAGTGGGAACAGTCCTGAAGAGAGCAGCGTGAATGTTAAAACCAAGAAGAATGCATCGTCTGCAACAATCCACCagggtgaggaaggggaagggccACTTGATATCTGGGCTGTCGTGAAACCGGGAAATACCAAGGAAAAGATTGCATTCTTTGCAGCCCACCAGTGTAGTAATAGAATAGgatctatgaaaataaaaagctcCTGGGATATTGATGGGAGAGCtactaaaagaaggaaaaaatcaggGGATCTTAAAAAAGCCAAGATACAGTTAGAAAGGATGAAGGAAGTCAACAGCAGATGCTACCAACCTGAGCCTTTTGCGTGTGGCATCGAGCATTGTTCTGTGCATTACGTGAGTGACAACGGGGACGGAGTCTATGCCGGGAGGCCTCTGTCGGTCATACAAATGGTTGCCTTCCTCGAGCAAAGAGCCAGTGCTCTGCTAGCCAGTTGTGCGAAAAACTGCACTAACTCACCTGCTGTGGTGCGGTTTTCCGGGCAATCCAGAGGTGTGCCCCCAGCCCCCGAGCCCTTGTCTGCCCCAGGAGCATGTGAAGAACCCATGGAAAGGAGAAATCCTGAGGTTGGTGAACCACAGAGTGAGCCAGTCCGTGTCCTTGACATGGTAGCCAGGCTGGAGTCCGAGTGCCTGAAGCGGCAGAGCCAGCGTGAGCCTGGGAGCCTCTCGAGGAATAACAGCTTCCGTCGCAATGTGGGCCGCGTGTTGCTTGTGAATGGCACCCAGGCtgaggaaagcaaaacaaacaaaggcGCCTTGGAGGTACCTGACACTCAGGTAAAAACTGTGGGGTCTGTATCTGTGGACTGTGGCCCCTTAAGAGCTGACCATTGTTCTCCCAAGGGGGACCAGGCCTGGGACGGCGCTCCTCGGGGCTGTCCCTCATTGCCAGCAGGCGTGAGTTTGCACACGGACAGTGCAGAATTAGAGCCAGATCAGCAGACTGCCATGAAAAACAGCAATACACATGATGTGGAAATGACAGAGGAACTTGTTGGGTCACCTTTTCCTCCTCGCACCTGTCCTCAAGCCATTGAATTGCCCCCAGATGCTATTGATGGTATGAGTGAAGAGCTTGTGCCTCTTGCTAGCCAAAATcgtgatcagagaagaaaagaatctttGTGCATTAGTATCACTGTGTCCAAGGTAGAGAAAGACCAGCCTTCCAGCTCAAAGTCCTGCGAAGACCCACTTCCAGGGATGTTGTTTTTTTTGCCATCTGGTCAGCACCAGTCGGGCTGTTCCCAGCTGAATGAAGGCACAACAGAAGAGTCTTCCGAGGCCAGTCAGCTTGAAGATGCTGCTGAGGGTGACAGTGCATCTGAGGAAAAAAGTGTCTCGGCTGATTCATTTGTCCCGCTGGCTTCTGTGGAAAGTACATTACCAGTGCTCGAGGCATCCAGTTGGAAGAAGCAGGTGTCGCATGACTTTCTGGAGACCAGGTTTAAAATCCAGCAGCTTCTGGAGCCTCAGCAGTACATGGCTTTTCTGCCCCACCACATTATGGTGAAAATCTTCAGGTTACTTCCCACTAAGAGTTTAGTGGCTCTTAAATGTACCTGCTGCTATTTCAAGTTTATCATTGAATATTACAATATCAGGCCAGCAGATTCTCGCTGGGTTCGGGATCCACGCTATAGAGAGGATCCGTGCAAGCAGTGcaagaaaaaatatgtgaaaggGGATGTGTCCCTGTGCCGGTGGCACCCCAAGCCCTATTGCCAGGCATTGCCCTATGGGCCGGGATACTGGATGTGCTGCCACCGGTctcagaagggcttccctggctgtAAGCTGGGGCTTCATGACAATCACTGGGTCCCTGCTTGCCATAGCTTTAATCGGGCAATCCATAAGAAAGCAAAAGGGACTGAAACTGAAGAGGAGTACTGA